A portion of the Flavobacteriales bacterium genome contains these proteins:
- a CDS encoding solute:sodium symporter family transporter: MDFSVIDLITFISFALLVIGVSLYAGRKEETSEDYFLAGRGLTWWMIGLSLIASNISTEHFVGMAGQGFMADIGMAIASYEWIAALSLIIVALFLLPRFLRSGIYTIPEFLEYRYNKWPRMIMGFGLLFMYAGVTMATVLYAGALAMHTIFGVPMEMGVWLIGGIAGLYTVYGGLKAVVWSDVIQGTALLIGGVLVTVLAMDAVGGWSAFVELSAGRLHTVLPADHPELPWTAVFIGGMWLPNIFYWGLNQFITQRTLAAKSLSEGQKGVLFGASLKLIMPMIVVFPGIIAFELYADQIPNADLAYPTLIKNLLPTGLIGIMFAALFGATMSTLDSLLNSAATIFTIDFYQAWKPKESSKHYIKVGRIATIVFVVLACLSTRFVADFGEGLYKFIQIWWGCIQPGIVAAFFLGFLWKKTSWQAAVAGMLINVPLYLILLNQFPEIAFLHHMAICFVVCIVVMVGISLIKPETRDIVYPVNKGYDMKPSKTVIVWSVLIFLSVVALYWVFR; this comes from the coding sequence CTTCTTGTAATCGGAGTTTCGCTTTATGCGGGTCGAAAAGAGGAAACCTCGGAAGATTATTTCCTTGCAGGACGAGGACTTACATGGTGGATGATCGGACTGTCGCTCATTGCTTCCAACATCTCTACCGAGCATTTTGTGGGTATGGCTGGTCAAGGATTCATGGCTGATATTGGCATGGCCATAGCCAGTTATGAATGGATTGCAGCGCTTTCACTCATCATTGTTGCCCTCTTCTTACTACCACGTTTCTTACGGTCAGGCATTTATACCATTCCAGAGTTTTTGGAATACCGCTACAACAAATGGCCACGGATGATCATGGGTTTTGGCCTGCTTTTCATGTATGCAGGCGTAACCATGGCTACGGTTCTTTATGCTGGTGCCTTGGCCATGCACACCATTTTCGGTGTGCCGATGGAAATGGGCGTTTGGCTGATCGGTGGAATAGCAGGTCTTTACACCGTTTATGGTGGATTGAAAGCCGTGGTTTGGTCAGACGTTATTCAAGGAACTGCATTGCTAATTGGTGGTGTGCTGGTTACTGTTTTAGCGATGGATGCCGTGGGTGGTTGGTCTGCATTTGTAGAGCTTTCTGCCGGACGCTTGCACACCGTTCTTCCTGCTGATCATCCTGAATTGCCATGGACAGCTGTGTTCATTGGCGGCATGTGGCTTCCGAACATTTTCTATTGGGGATTGAATCAGTTCATCACTCAGCGGACCTTGGCGGCCAAAAGCCTCTCGGAAGGGCAGAAGGGTGTGCTATTTGGAGCTAGTTTGAAGTTGATCATGCCCATGATCGTGGTGTTCCCAGGAATCATCGCTTTTGAGTTGTATGCCGACCAAATTCCGAATGCGGATCTTGCTTACCCAACGCTTATCAAGAACCTGCTTCCAACTGGTTTGATCGGAATCATGTTTGCAGCGCTATTTGGTGCTACCATGAGTACACTCGATTCGTTATTGAACTCGGCTGCCACCATTTTCACCATCGACTTTTATCAGGCATGGAAACCGAAAGAATCTTCTAAACACTACATCAAGGTTGGTCGAATTGCAACCATTGTATTTGTGGTTTTAGCCTGTTTGAGCACACGCTTTGTAGCCGATTTCGGTGAAGGTCTTTATAAGTTCATTCAGATTTGGTGGGGCTGTATTCAACCCGGAATTGTAGCTGCATTCTTCTTAGGTTTCCTTTGGAAAAAGACCTCTTGGCAAGCTGCTGTTGCAGGAATGCTCATCAACGTGCCATTGTATCTGATTCTACTGAATCAATTCCCAGAGATTGCATTCCTTCATCACATGGCCATTTGTTTTGTGGTCTGCATCGTGGTAATGGTAGGCATATCGCTCATTAAGCCAGAAACCCGCGACATCGTTTATCCTGTGAACAAAGGATATGACATGAAGCCAAGCAAGACCGTCATTGTGTGGAGCGTACTGATTTTTTTAAGCGTGGTAGCACTGTATTGGGTATTCAGATAA
- a CDS encoding transporter has translation MSKCFQLLFASLLLCLSALQVRAQFSETIASDRPCMTNAATTVGARVLQFQVGGDFAQSTLNSRWSSGFSGGMGEAVIRVGIAERLEVNFTVAYMNMSQEKKNNYSTNQIEDLNYAFRLRGNVVKANGAIPSIGLFAEVSFPKKGTPMYQNSIRPKFLILIEQQLESRVKLSSNIGMTWLNAPTLQYTLNLSVAVSPRVSMYLEHFGQYYAAYGNQTNYLGSNDLKIDYWYPRINGGVSFLVTNDLQLDVQSGVGKWLVSPNPEQRDWYVGIGLSYRMRFKQSQKKENAATGG, from the coding sequence ATGTCCAAGTGTTTTCAATTACTCTTCGCTTCACTCCTTCTTTGCCTCAGTGCCTTACAGGTTCGTGCCCAATTTTCAGAAACCATTGCTAGCGACAGGCCTTGCATGACCAATGCAGCCACTACTGTTGGAGCACGAGTACTGCAATTTCAGGTAGGTGGAGATTTTGCTCAGTCCACCCTCAATTCGCGTTGGAGTTCTGGTTTTTCGGGAGGAATGGGCGAAGCCGTGATTCGGGTAGGCATTGCGGAGCGCTTGGAAGTAAACTTCACGGTGGCCTACATGAACATGAGCCAAGAAAAAAAGAACAATTATTCAACCAATCAGATCGAAGACCTCAACTATGCGTTCCGTTTGCGTGGCAATGTGGTAAAAGCCAATGGAGCCATTCCTTCCATCGGATTGTTTGCCGAGGTTTCTTTCCCGAAAAAAGGCACGCCCATGTACCAGAACAGTATCCGACCCAAATTTCTGATTCTAATTGAGCAGCAATTGGAAAGCCGGGTCAAACTTTCTTCCAACATCGGCATGACGTGGCTAAATGCGCCTACCCTGCAGTACACCCTCAATCTCAGTGTGGCCGTTTCGCCCCGTGTTTCCATGTACCTGGAACACTTCGGACAATACTATGCCGCCTACGGCAATCAAACGAATTATCTAGGGTCGAATGACCTGAAAATCGACTATTGGTACCCACGGATCAATGGAGGCGTTTCATTCCTCGTCACCAACGACCTACAACTGGATGTACAATCGGGTGTTGGTAAATGGTTGGTTTCGCCAAACCCCGAACAACGAGATTGGTATGTAGGCATTGGATTGAGCTACCGCATGCGCTTTAAGCAAAGTCAGAAAAAGGAAAACGCAGCCACTGGAGGATAA
- a CDS encoding FkbM family methyltransferase, with protein MSFGRVLGMMRNVKNFPSYLFHKWGIAKQEPFVLQAKNDVSVEVPSRMMHTAKEVFFTDDYRFDQLKETILGLTATPTIVDVGANVGYLSAFSFTRFPKAKVISVEPIPNNLNLLRRNKQMNSQFDWTIFEGVLSDTDGELEIQFDNTDSFSTSASMYGLDAGNDKLNVRSLSLDSLMKERQLAQIHILKLDCEGAEYDILYCLNDKQLNSIRFITMETHHIDNERRNRDVLVSWLSGKGWNTDVVRSKVLAINPSFSQL; from the coding sequence ATGAGTTTTGGTCGTGTGTTGGGAATGATGCGGAATGTGAAAAACTTCCCGTCCTACCTCTTTCATAAATGGGGTATTGCTAAGCAGGAGCCGTTTGTTCTACAAGCTAAGAATGATGTATCTGTAGAAGTGCCATCGCGCATGATGCATACAGCGAAAGAGGTGTTCTTTACAGATGATTATAGGTTTGATCAACTTAAAGAAACCATTTTGGGCTTAACCGCAACGCCAACCATTGTGGATGTTGGTGCCAATGTGGGCTACCTTTCTGCATTCAGTTTCACACGATTTCCGAAGGCCAAGGTTATTTCTGTAGAGCCGATTCCGAATAATCTGAACTTGCTTAGACGAAACAAGCAGATGAACAGCCAATTTGATTGGACCATTTTTGAAGGCGTTCTTTCGGATACGGATGGAGAGTTGGAAATCCAGTTCGACAACACCGATTCGTTCAGTACATCAGCTAGCATGTATGGGCTAGATGCCGGAAATGATAAGTTAAACGTCAGGTCATTGTCGCTTGATAGCCTGATGAAAGAACGGCAGCTAGCACAGATCCATATTCTGAAATTGGACTGCGAAGGCGCAGAATACGACATTCTTTATTGCTTGAATGATAAGCAATTGAATTCCATTCGATTCATTACCATGGAAACGCATCACATTGATAATGAACGCAGAAACCGCGATGTGCTTGTTTCTTGGTTGAGCGGAAAAGGGTGGAATACGGATGTGGTACGATCTAAGGTTTTGGCGATCAATCCATCCTTCTCTCAGCTTTAA
- a CDS encoding fatty acid desaturase — protein MLKYSADIRTLAVVALYFTCSILAWVYFPSEWYLRLPIMAVLAVLSFMCAVIVHNTIHHPIFKSKGMNKLFQVVLSFTYGHSVSAYVSGHNFSHHQHTQKPMDRIRSTQMRYRWNFMNQFMMFFQNAPGIMKDENIFAKRMLKEKPSWFYQYALEMVIVQRAKFGLLFYNWEYALLLIFIPHLYAAWGIVGTNYWQHDGCDENHAVNHSRNFTNPFLNFIAFNNGFHGAHHNRPDLHWSQLPAYHAEHIRPQLHPNLEQKYLLPYLWKTCIWPAKRLDYLGHPVVLDDSVKYEDWIPSADVEANKYQLGVEV, from the coding sequence ATGCTTAAATATTCAGCAGATATCCGAACGCTGGCAGTAGTTGCCCTCTATTTTACCTGCTCCATTTTGGCGTGGGTTTATTTTCCATCAGAATGGTACTTGCGTTTGCCGATTATGGCTGTGCTGGCTGTGCTTTCTTTCATGTGTGCTGTCATCGTTCACAATACCATCCATCATCCCATTTTCAAGAGCAAAGGGATGAACAAGTTGTTTCAAGTAGTGCTGTCTTTCACGTACGGACATTCCGTAAGCGCCTACGTTTCGGGACATAATTTCAGTCACCACCAGCACACTCAAAAGCCGATGGACCGTATCCGTAGTACGCAAATGCGCTACCGATGGAATTTCATGAATCAGTTCATGATGTTCTTTCAGAATGCGCCAGGCATTATGAAGGATGAGAACATATTTGCCAAGCGCATGCTGAAGGAAAAACCGAGTTGGTTCTACCAGTATGCATTGGAAATGGTGATTGTACAGCGCGCCAAATTCGGATTGCTGTTCTACAACTGGGAATATGCCTTGCTGCTCATTTTTATTCCTCATCTGTATGCCGCTTGGGGAATTGTGGGTACCAACTACTGGCAGCATGATGGTTGCGATGAAAACCATGCTGTTAATCATTCGCGAAACTTTACCAATCCGTTCTTGAACTTTATTGCATTCAACAATGGTTTTCATGGCGCGCACCACAATCGACCCGATCTGCATTGGAGCCAATTACCAGCGTATCATGCCGAGCATATCCGCCCTCAGTTACACCCGAACCTAGAACAGAAGTACCTCCTGCCTTATCTTTGGAAAACCTGTATTTGGCCTGCCAAGCGCTTAGACTATTTAGGCCATCCTGTCGTACTGGATGATTCTGTGAAGTACGAAGACTGGATTCCGAGTGCGGATGTTGAAGCGAATAAATATCAGTTGGGTGTTGAGGTTTAA
- a CDS encoding GtrA family protein has protein sequence MFEKLSELPDLKKQVVKFTMIGVLAVLVDLGCYYLLLNLIPEQLFGFAPNESVAKSISFLCGMSVTYTLNKIWTWKKRDSSKSRMAKFVTLYGLSLVMNVLVNSSLLFLLHHFADILNLPYKYFIAFIGATGFSAVMNFLGQKFWVFKGDEPETPQA, from the coding sequence GTGTTTGAAAAGCTGAGCGAACTTCCAGATCTGAAGAAACAAGTAGTCAAATTCACCATGATAGGTGTGTTGGCCGTACTTGTTGATCTTGGCTGCTACTACCTTTTACTCAATCTTATTCCAGAACAGCTTTTTGGTTTTGCACCGAACGAATCAGTGGCCAAAAGCATCTCATTTCTGTGTGGAATGAGCGTTACCTATACACTTAATAAGATATGGACATGGAAAAAGCGCGACAGCTCCAAATCGCGTATGGCCAAGTTTGTGACACTCTATGGCTTGTCATTGGTGATGAACGTATTGGTCAATTCTTCCTTGCTATTTCTCCTGCATCATTTTGCCGATATACTCAATCTTCCGTACAAATATTTCATCGCTTTTATTGGAGCAACTGGCTTTAGTGCGGTAATGAACTTCCTTGGTCAGAAATTCTGGGTTTTTAAAGGAGACGAACCCGAAACACCGCAAGCATGA
- a CDS encoding inositol oxygenase, whose translation METTARAANFRNYEEGETIATVRENYRKMRTNQTVEYVQRMRNKYLSFDRPMHVWEAMEKLNVFVDLSDPDMNLPNLHHLVQTAEGMRADNRPDWMQLVGLIHDLGKCMFLWGEDEDGTSMKEQWGLVGDIFLVGCKFPQTLVYPEFNDANPDMQDPRYNTELGIYSKGYGLDNALKAWGHDEYLFQVLTNHKENSIPKEGMTMVRYHSFYPWHTGGSYMDIMAEEEKPYLDWVKDFNQYDLYTKRPQTYELDDLKGYYLPIIEKYLGKGPIYW comes from the coding sequence ATGGAAACAACAGCCAGAGCCGCCAACTTCCGTAATTACGAAGAGGGCGAAACCATAGCCACGGTAAGAGAGAATTACCGTAAGATGCGTACCAACCAAACGGTTGAATATGTTCAGCGCATGCGCAATAAGTACCTAAGCTTCGATCGACCAATGCACGTGTGGGAGGCTATGGAAAAGCTGAACGTATTCGTTGATCTGAGCGACCCGGATATGAACCTTCCTAATCTGCATCATTTGGTGCAAACAGCTGAAGGCATGCGAGCGGACAATCGACCAGATTGGATGCAATTGGTTGGCCTCATTCACGACCTTGGCAAGTGCATGTTCCTTTGGGGAGAAGATGAAGATGGCACCAGCATGAAAGAGCAGTGGGGATTGGTGGGTGATATCTTTCTAGTAGGTTGTAAGTTTCCACAAACCTTGGTTTATCCTGAGTTTAATGATGCCAACCCCGATATGCAGGACCCACGCTACAATACCGAATTAGGTATCTACAGCAAAGGATACGGATTAGACAATGCGCTAAAAGCTTGGGGACACGATGAGTACCTGTTTCAAGTGCTGACCAATCACAAAGAGAACAGCATACCGAAAGAAGGTATGACCATGGTGCGCTACCATAGTTTTTATCCTTGGCACACAGGCGGTAGCTACATGGACATCATGGCAGAGGAGGAGAAGCCTTATTTGGATTGGGTGAAGGACTTCAACCAATATGACCTTTATACCAAACGCCCGCAGACCTACGAGTTGGACGACCTGAAAGGTTACTACTTGCCTATTATTGAAAAGTACCTAGGGAAGGGGCCAATATATTGGTAG
- a CDS encoding tail fiber domain-containing protein, translating into MKHLLLCFTLALTFANVLAQSPQLMNYQGVARDNGGNVLANQAVGVRVYIRSGSTTGTIVYQEEHAVTTNDFGLFNLQIGSEDIGGAMLVIDWAGNSHYIEIGLDPSGGTSYQTMGVSQLISVPYALHAKSAANVSGTANYVSKFSSSNQLGNSQLFDNGTNIGIGTTTPLERLHLDNGSLRINSSFGNIKFESTGGTGWQWSTQGGGVGLQLHNLVSGSTDQLRMYLDGSNGRMGLGTGTPLSPLDIRGGASSEIVRLVTNDQLQIGFYEALSYRGYVGSVAGNEEDIDLASDAGSVHLVTGGTIDLTAKAGKIGIGNTSPAATLDVNNPSTGQTIKVNATDQVYLGFWENNGYRGYVGSYYGGIADVDLGSLAGSVHLVTGSSIDLTAKAGNIGIGTTDPVQLLDIVSAGNAFARITSASNANEAGLDLMRDGGNSQWRIANDGFDNQGELVFRRESFGLTTPSREYRFSASFFQPASDNNKTLGTASNRWSVVYAGNGTINTSDGRDKENVRELGYGIADLMKLRPVSFTWKEKPQWGTKLGLIAQEVDEVIDEVVIQGNLEPIYNDAGEEIDKTDRYGIFYSDLIPVLIKATQDQQLLIEKQQAQIDALIKDNESIREELKK; encoded by the coding sequence ATGAAACATCTATTACTCTGTTTTACGCTGGCTTTGACATTCGCCAACGTTTTGGCTCAATCACCCCAACTAATGAACTACCAGGGCGTAGCCCGAGACAATGGCGGAAACGTTCTTGCCAACCAAGCCGTTGGTGTTCGTGTATACATCCGTAGCGGATCAACCACGGGAACTATCGTTTATCAAGAAGAACATGCGGTTACGACCAATGATTTCGGTCTCTTCAATCTGCAGATAGGATCGGAAGATATTGGTGGAGCCATGCTGGTCATCGATTGGGCGGGAAATTCACATTACATCGAAATAGGTCTAGACCCATCGGGCGGAACCAGTTATCAGACCATGGGCGTTTCGCAATTGATCTCTGTTCCTTACGCACTACACGCTAAAAGTGCTGCTAATGTGAGCGGAACTGCCAACTACGTTTCTAAGTTCAGTTCAAGCAATCAGTTGGGTAATTCGCAGTTATTCGACAATGGAACCAACATTGGTATTGGCACCACAACGCCTTTGGAGAGGCTGCATTTGGATAATGGTTCTCTCCGTATCAACTCAAGTTTTGGAAACATCAAATTTGAAAGCACTGGAGGAACCGGCTGGCAGTGGAGCACACAAGGTGGAGGAGTGGGTCTTCAATTACATAATCTAGTAAGCGGTTCAACCGACCAGTTACGTATGTATCTGGATGGAAGCAATGGCAGAATGGGACTAGGCACTGGAACCCCTCTGTCTCCGCTTGATATCAGAGGTGGTGCATCTTCAGAGATTGTTCGTTTGGTGACCAACGATCAGTTGCAGATAGGTTTTTACGAGGCGCTTAGCTATCGCGGTTATGTTGGTTCTGTAGCAGGTAACGAGGAAGATATTGACCTTGCCAGCGATGCAGGCTCAGTGCATTTGGTAACGGGTGGAACCATCGACTTGACCGCTAAGGCTGGTAAGATCGGTATCGGCAACACAAGTCCTGCAGCAACGCTCGATGTGAATAATCCAAGTACAGGACAAACAATTAAAGTCAATGCTACCGATCAGGTCTATCTTGGTTTTTGGGAGAATAACGGCTACCGCGGTTACGTAGGTTCTTACTATGGAGGAATTGCAGATGTAGACCTAGGCAGTCTAGCAGGCTCCGTGCATTTGGTTACCGGTTCTTCTATTGACCTTACCGCCAAAGCAGGAAACATCGGAATTGGAACAACTGATCCAGTCCAATTGTTGGATATAGTAAGCGCTGGAAATGCTTTTGCACGGATTACGTCCGCTTCAAATGCAAATGAAGCTGGATTGGACCTCATGCGAGATGGCGGCAACAGCCAATGGCGCATTGCAAATGATGGTTTCGATAATCAAGGCGAGTTGGTTTTTAGGAGAGAGTCCTTCGGGTTGACCACTCCGTCACGCGAATACAGATTCAGTGCATCCTTCTTCCAACCTGCTTCTGACAACAACAAAACCTTGGGTACTGCTAGCAACCGATGGTCTGTTGTTTATGCAGGTAACGGAACAATCAATACCTCCGATGGTAGGGACAAGGAGAATGTGCGCGAATTAGGCTATGGCATCGCTGATTTAATGAAACTGCGTCCTGTTTCATTCACATGGAAAGAAAAACCACAGTGGGGCACCAAATTGGGACTGATTGCACAGGAAGTGGACGAAGTAATTGATGAAGTGGTTATCCAAGGTAATCTAGAACCTATCTACAATGATGCTGGTGAGGAAATCGATAAGACCGATCGCTATGGAATCTTCTATTCTGACCTTATTCCTGTTCTTATCAAGGCAACGCAGGATCAACAATTACTGATTGAAAAACAGCAGGCACAGATCGATGCGCTCATTAAGGACAACGAATCCATCAGGGAAGAATTGAAGAAGTAA